The DNA window CCCATAAATTTTCCTCCTGCGATATCTCTCAAACAAGAATTGATATAGAAGATCCCTCCAATGACAATTTACAAGATATGGAGAAGAAAAACATATCCCAATATTGTTCCAATCCAACGGTGGACGGTGGAGTTATAGCTATCGTAAGTTTTGCCATCAATatgtcttctctttttctcccaAGTTCCcttattccttcttttttctcttgtttcttgTTGATTTCTAGCTAAAAGAATACTTTTCCTAACACAATTTTTGGGTTCCTCCttgcctttttctctttttatgctCCAATTATTATAAAGGACCTATAAggtcaacaaaaaacaaacaagcttGTACATCagtaaaaaaacatacaaaacaaCATAAACCGATTagcaaattgatataaaaattaccaAACTAAAGTAGGATCACCACTAGAAGGTTATGATTATACTTTCTGTGTGAAGCAAGAGCATCATTTATAATAGATGGTGCCACATGAGAAGTAACTGAGTAGTTGACATCTTGAggatatcctttttctttttcctcttagCAACGGATGGTTATTATATGGAATTACTTAGACAATTTAATATGCTACTTGACCACCTCACCACCTCCTACAATGagtcaaaaaaattaatgaaagaacTCTTGGTAGTTGTTAAAAGGACACTGTTAATAAACCaaaacttgattaattgattatttattaattaattagtttttctgttttttaaagaaaattgaaaggacacATTTACACAAAATTAACGTCTATAGATTAACTTCCATTGAAAATTCCGTTGTAatcaattagtttttatttttttttaaaattgtattgaGTACTAgtctatttctttcttaataattaatggtatgcaataaaaaaaaaaacaaaatgaaaatctgTGGATTCGAAGAGCCTTATGACTTTGTAATTTGTAGTGTCGTTTTCTATTATTAAGAAGAAttccattaaattttattgagtaCTGTTTGTTTGTGAAGTCCACTGTATTTCATTAAATTGTGAAAGCTCTCATCCTTTACCCTATTGAAGGGAATGGCCGGATGGGGAATTAAACTTATGAATGAAATCTCTGAGATATGATGAGAAATGGAAGACCGTTTCAAAAATCCTAATGGTGTTTTGTAATTCAGATCcatatttttgttctttgctGTTAAATCTTTGCATTTGTATTATGAGATGTTTTAAGTTCCACAATCTCTTGTTGTTGGagatataaatttgaaaatgacaTATGCCTCATATTCGTAGCATGTAAATTGGACAAAGAACCAAAATCTAGATTATAGGCGGcaaacaatttattaaaaaaaaaaaatccttattttCTATCTATAAATACAAGCCTTCACCAACTCCACTCGTGTGCaagttcaaaattaaaaaaactcccAGCTAGCAACACAAGACTCTCCCTTTCTCTTACTAGGCTAGCTATCATGGGTGTCTTTGCTTTCAGTGACGAGTTCACCTCCCCAGTCCCCCCTGCAAGATTATTCAAGGCTTTGATTCTTGACTTTGGAAACCTCCTCCCAAAACTCTTGCCACAGCTTATTAAGAGCGTTGACTTCACCCAAGGCAATGGAGAGGCTGGCAGCATCAGGCAGATCAGCTTTCAAGATGGTGAGTGTAAATTTTAGGTCAACCTAATACCTGCATATATAGAAGGAGAAAATCTTATACGAGAAATTATAATTGACTAGTTAAGCAACAATTCATTACAGCACAATACTAATAGCCAGTAAATAGTGTCTTGATGTGAATGTAAAAACTTTTTTACGCAAATATTATAACAAAGTGCACGTGTCGATGGTATTATTGCAGGTATTGGTCTTAAGTCTGTTACGAACCGAGTTGAAGCTGTTGACCCAGAAAATCTCTCCTACTCGTACAGTTTGATTGAAGGTGAAGGATTATTGGATAAGATGGAAACCATTGTTCATGAGGTACAGTTTGTGCCTGGTCCTGATGGTGGtagcataaataaaatgaaaagtaccTATCACACCAAGGGTGATATTGTGCTTACCGAAGAGGAGGTTAAGGAAGGCAAAGAGAAGGCACTGGGAATGTACAAAGCTGTGGAAGCTTACCTCCTTCAAAACCCTGAAGCCTATGCTTAAGTGCTTTTTGcacttttattatatatatctcACTAGCTATATCCTTAATGATACCGTACGTGTTTAAGTTAGGCTATGGTGGCCATAATTTGGGTGGGTAgtgttaaaaacataaaataaggaTTTGATGATCATCATTCACTTGTGATTTTATTGTCATGTTCCTTCCGATAGAGTTCTCCTTCTGGTCTGGTTTCTTTGTTGTAAATTGAGAACCATATGTTGagattggaaaataaaaataaaaatatatgactgTTTGAATAACTAGTTTGGCACGTGACTCTGtcttattttttggattatGGAATCGGCTGCTGGGTATGTGTTTGATTCTGTGCCTTAAGGTCCGAATTaagcaattaaatattttgctatacatatatattaggATAATACATGTCATAactcatttttgggttattccccaattcactttttttctctcttaaaaaaaaataaataaaatacaaaaaaaacatcaaaaaaatattatcaaaaaatataacagtgaaaaaagaatatcaaaacgctcaaaaaatgatcaaaaattggTCGAGGAgattcaaaaatacaaatattaaaatttaacggtattttattgactgatgagagctatgttgacaaagaaaattcaatttgagaaagaaaagttcaaaatcatatgtttatggacttgattaaattttattgaaggtttgattgaatttatggagggtttgattgcaagaaaaattgattttgaagtcaatttgggctttaattggaagaaattcaagttttatggtcaaattataattttttagaattaacttggtcaaatcaggagcttaagtgcataaatattaaagtttgatggtcaattagggacttaattgaagaaatctgaaaccaaggaccaaactggAAAAGACACGTAAATAGAGGGGATGTAATTAAAATCGaatcaggggtcaaattgaagaaattagaaatttattgctcaattgagggtcaaattgcataaattcaagactaaggaccaaagtgaaaaaggcgccGCTGTTTAATTTTTGGCAAGGATAcagttgaattgatttttacaatcaaaattgcaattgaggacttgattgaacaaatcacaaattaagGACCAATGTGAACTCTGACATGTTTTTGAcgtcttttccttttaaatgaaacgacgcgttttgtccaaaacaacGTTATTTCATGTGTTGttcacgtaaaaaaaaaaacaataagagcCAAACGGTGCCATTTTAAACAGCAATATaggtctttttctttccttggaCGTGCGAAGCAAgggaaaaataagattttttttcactgacttttctctccctctttctccagaaagcataaaaaagatGTCGACCATAACCCCACTTGTATAACCTCTGACCCGTGGCCTACCACGAGGCGGTGAAAAAAGAAGGGAACGTGCCCCTAGGGCAGTCGTGGGACGGCAACACAGTGGCCACCCCAGCCATGTCCCTCCCTTGAAaacagaggaagagagagagagagagcaagaaaaaaaaacaaaggaaaagaaaaaaagagagagaaaaaggaaaaaggagagCAAGAGggacaaacaaaaaagaaaaaaaaacagagacggTAAGGAGATAAATGAAGAAGATATGCGAAGAagtggagaagaagagaaaatagagGAGAGGTTGCCACTGTCACAGCCACTGTCACTGCCACTAACGGCTATGCTCAAGCTGCACCAACCCCAAGTAACCTCCTGCTGCCCTGTTTATTTCCTTATTGCTTCGCCCTTGCAAATGAGGTAGGATTGGTTAATGTGCTTATGCAGAGTAACCAACCCCTTTAGTTTTGGGCCAATTCCGGCCTAACCCACTAATTTGGGCTGGGTATGGCCCACTTCcggattaaaaagaaaaaaacatttaaaaaacatttttcataattttgcaattttcctacatatttttatgtcattttgattaatatcgggcaatatttttatattactaaaaataaaaaatccgaTATGAAAATACTCGGTTTTCATCAagacttccaaaaatacaaaaaaaaataaaaaaaaaatatttttatgcataCGGCTAAATgtctcaaaactaaaaaatcatagtgttttttccatataataaaaaataatgtcttaacatgcattttggctttaataaccaatttattaaagtcaagagaacattggccaaaatatcaaaaacaaaaaatatatatattttatgttgttttagta is part of the Populus alba chromosome 10, ASM523922v2, whole genome shotgun sequence genome and encodes:
- the LOC118057317 gene encoding major allergen Pru ar 1, whose amino-acid sequence is MGVFAFSDEFTSPVPPARLFKALILDFGNLLPKLLPQLIKSVDFTQGNGEAGSIRQISFQDGIGLKSVTNRVEAVDPENLSYSYSLIEGEGLLDKMETIVHEVQFVPGPDGGSINKMKSTYHTKGDIVLTEEEVKEGKEKALGMYKAVEAYLLQNPEAYA